In Mytilus trossulus isolate FHL-02 chromosome 14, PNRI_Mtr1.1.1.hap1, whole genome shotgun sequence, a genomic segment contains:
- the LOC134696221 gene encoding uncharacterized protein LOC134696221 — protein sequence MCRNIVGTEKHVKTVRMMSNVRDNLQCADHWTIITSGSHGEGLVMRGSDLDLMHVCKIAEVCEDTNINFKPNITYFTIEEEDTQTGFPQLCLRYHSDPFVFKNCVEEIKGRFYLSNVTFKQQFINKIYPTIHGPCLTDKQGFFDFACCLRCKSWVTQSQQWIKRSNNSWPGTDVKESIIKHGVLFVPIGVKGSTKEELEWRISFSVGEKLLIYTFTHTQLQCYALMKILLKDVIDADVNCRFTMFIFLENFNVLGI from the coding sequence ATGTGTCGTAATATTGTTGGAACAGAAAAGCACGTGAAAACAGTCAGAATGATGAGCAATGTCAGAGACAATTTACAATGCGCCGACCATTGGACAATTATCACTAGTGGTAGTCATGGAGAAGGACTTGTAATGCGAGGCAGTGATTTAGATCTCATGCATGTTTGTAAAATTGCCGAGGTTTGTGAAGacacaaatattaattttaaaccaaatataacatatttcaCAATAGAAGAAGAAGACACACAGACAGGTTTTCCCCAGCTATGTCTTCGGTATCATTCAGATCCATTTGTCTTCAAAAACTGCGTAGAGGAGATAAAAGGTCGTTTCTACCTGTCAAATGTCACATTtaaacaacaatttataaataaaatttatccaACTATTCATGGCCCATGTTTAACCGACAAACAAGGTTTCTTTGACTTTGCATGCTGCCTCCGTTGTAAATCATGGGTAACACAATCGCAGCAGTGGATTAAACGATCAAACAACTCTTGGCCAGGTACTGATGTTAAAGAGTCCATTATAAAACACGGTGTTCTATTTGTTCCAATAGGTGTAAAAGGGTCTACAAAAGAAGAATTAGAATGGCGAATTTCGTTTTCTGTGGGAGAGAAACTTCTTATTTATACGTTTACACATACACAGTTACAATGTTATGCTCTTATGAAAATCCTTCTTAAAGATGTAATAGATGCTGACGTAAATTGTAGATTTACTATGTTCATATTTCTTGAAAACTTTAATGTTTTGGGTATCTGA